One genomic region from Skermania piniformis encodes:
- a CDS encoding acyl-CoA dehydrogenase family protein produces the protein MSEFAELHAELRAVARDVLGKAGPEPVSWDSIARAGWIGLEASEEFDGAGAGFAEAAVLFEEIGRAAARTPLPSVLALSIPALAAIQPDERRDNLFREAIAGETVPIVVLEPGFRIEDGCVHGAAEFVLDAPVADLLLILVGTAIAVVDPANVVVTETPLVDATRSVGSVAAAGAAVRALWPVPELAGLRDRAALAVACDSLGVAEAMLDATVSYAKVREQFGRPIGSFQAVKHACADMLVTVTVGRHLTAAAVRAVAEGGPDARIAVARATVYATEAAVDVAGKAMQLHGGYGYTWESGIHVYLKRATMNRALFGSCDGHGLELGCFHQSAPTAIGSAARSEPDGTRSS, from the coding sequence ATGAGCGAGTTCGCGGAGCTACACGCCGAACTGCGCGCCGTGGCGCGTGACGTGCTCGGCAAGGCCGGACCGGAACCGGTGTCCTGGGATTCGATTGCCCGTGCGGGCTGGATCGGGCTGGAGGCGTCGGAGGAGTTCGACGGTGCCGGAGCCGGTTTCGCTGAGGCGGCGGTGCTGTTCGAGGAGATCGGGCGGGCGGCCGCGCGCACCCCGCTGCCTTCGGTACTCGCTCTGAGTATTCCCGCACTGGCTGCGATCCAGCCGGATGAACGGCGCGACAACCTATTTCGAGAGGCTATCGCCGGAGAGACGGTGCCGATCGTCGTGCTCGAGCCGGGGTTCCGGATCGAGGACGGCTGCGTGCACGGCGCGGCGGAGTTCGTGCTCGACGCGCCCGTTGCCGATCTGTTGCTGATCTTGGTGGGGACCGCGATTGCGGTGGTCGACCCGGCGAACGTCGTGGTGACCGAGACCCCGCTGGTCGACGCGACCCGCTCGGTGGGATCGGTGGCGGCCGCCGGTGCAGCGGTCCGGGCGCTCTGGCCGGTCCCGGAGCTGGCCGGTCTCCGGGACCGAGCCGCGCTGGCGGTCGCCTGTGATTCGTTGGGCGTCGCCGAGGCCATGCTCGACGCCACCGTCTCCTATGCGAAGGTGCGCGAGCAGTTCGGCCGGCCGATCGGCTCGTTCCAGGCGGTCAAGCACGCGTGCGCAGACATGCTGGTCACCGTGACGGTCGGCCGCCATCTCACGGCGGCTGCCGTCCGAGCGGTCGCCGAAGGTGGCCCGGACGCGCGGATCGCGGTCGCCAGAGCGACCGTCTACGCCACCGAAGCCGCCGTCGACGTCGCCGGTAAGGCCATGCAGTTACATGGCGGCTACGGCTACACCTGGGAGAGCGGCATCCATGTCTACCTGAAGCGGGCCACTATGAACCGGGCGCTCTTCGGGTCATGCGACGGTCATGGCCTCGAACTCGGGTGCTTCCACCAATCGGCGCCGACAGCTATCGGTAGCGCAGCTCGAAGCGAGCCTGATGGTACTCGCAGTAGCTGA
- a CDS encoding vWA domain-containing protein, whose product MMGRIVLAMALLALVSTGCGEADDNNGSKPLRGATADAVPTILILDGSGSMAEADAPGPRIDAAKAAGAALVDALPDGSSIGLITYGTHTGSSDAEKTAGCRDISTLVPLGKLDRGSIRGAINGLRPSGWTPISLALSDAVTQLPDDGKAQAIVLVSDGEDTCDTPPCDAAAEAERSRPGLSISTIGFKTVGAASDQLSCIAAATGGLFVQADNAGQLSARLLATQDLPEAQRSLTNNGLQGITLGSTLDEIRANHRDFPDVSRTGTVTVSYIDCGWTFIDGVLDRIVPDGGGRTIDGLIPGTDLDHAVELYGKPLQTNDNSDGTRTVLFDADPSGEAAYQMVVEEYADSGSTLSGEIQSIVLCRCKPTNPPLADFQGYGPMKIGMTETEVRSVAEKPLDKQHYYNCTVLAAARGADWRELSVWIDDKTGKVTGINTPLGTMTDRGVGDGSTVAAVTEAYAADASVERATGGQGSKILRVTPKDAGYSIAFTLADDDTIGQPHIGRSQGSEGCALEQASSTSTEGWQSCGLYRTDQGEFELVVQPADRCAEAREVFDRMFAGDGVPVARNAVVIDAYTCVGNPAGAASETGVLSYCEYHQARFELRYR is encoded by the coding sequence ATGATGGGTCGAATTGTGTTGGCTATGGCCCTTCTTGCGTTGGTGTCGACCGGATGTGGGGAAGCCGACGACAACAACGGATCGAAGCCTCTACGCGGCGCGACTGCTGATGCGGTGCCGACGATCTTGATCCTGGACGGGTCCGGTTCGATGGCCGAGGCCGACGCACCGGGCCCCCGAATCGATGCTGCGAAAGCCGCCGGCGCGGCACTGGTCGACGCGCTACCGGACGGTAGCTCAATCGGATTGATCACCTACGGCACCCACACTGGTAGCTCCGACGCCGAGAAGACGGCAGGTTGTCGTGACATATCGACCCTGGTACCACTGGGCAAGTTGGATCGCGGCTCAATTCGTGGCGCGATCAACGGACTACGACCATCCGGCTGGACGCCGATCAGCCTGGCGCTGAGCGACGCTGTCACGCAGCTACCCGACGACGGAAAAGCTCAAGCTATCGTGCTGGTCTCCGACGGGGAGGACACCTGCGATACCCCGCCGTGCGACGCGGCCGCGGAGGCAGAACGGTCGCGTCCAGGCCTGTCGATTTCAACCATCGGCTTCAAGACCGTCGGCGCGGCCAGCGATCAACTGTCTTGCATCGCCGCCGCCACCGGCGGGCTGTTCGTGCAGGCGGACAACGCCGGGCAGCTGAGTGCCCGACTGCTGGCCACCCAAGACCTTCCGGAAGCCCAGAGATCACTGACGAACAACGGACTGCAAGGCATCACGCTCGGCAGCACGCTCGACGAGATCCGGGCGAACCACCGGGACTTTCCCGATGTATCGAGAACCGGGACGGTCACGGTCAGCTACATCGATTGTGGCTGGACGTTCATCGACGGCGTACTCGATCGGATCGTGCCCGATGGAGGCGGCCGGACCATCGACGGACTGATCCCTGGCACGGACCTGGATCATGCAGTCGAGCTGTACGGAAAGCCGTTGCAGACCAACGACAACAGCGACGGTACCCGTACCGTGCTGTTCGATGCTGATCCGAGTGGTGAAGCGGCCTATCAAATGGTCGTCGAAGAATACGCCGACTCCGGCAGCACCCTGTCCGGGGAGATCCAGTCCATCGTGCTTTGCCGATGCAAGCCGACGAATCCGCCGTTGGCGGACTTTCAGGGATATGGGCCGATGAAGATCGGAATGACCGAAACGGAGGTCCGGTCCGTCGCCGAAAAACCTCTGGACAAGCAGCATTACTATAACTGCACCGTGCTGGCCGCTGCCCGAGGAGCGGACTGGAGGGAACTTTCCGTGTGGATCGACGACAAGACGGGAAAGGTCACGGGTATCAACACTCCACTCGGCACGATGACCGACCGCGGCGTCGGGGACGGCTCCACGGTCGCCGCAGTTACCGAGGCGTACGCCGCCGACGCCTCCGTTGAGCGGGCAACAGGCGGCCAAGGTTCGAAGATCCTTCGCGTGACGCCCAAGGACGCTGGCTATTCCATCGCATTCACATTGGCCGACGACGATACGATCGGTCAGCCGCATATCGGGCGTAGCCAAGGCAGCGAGGGCTGCGCACTCGAGCAGGCCTCGAGTACATCCACGGAAGGGTGGCAGTCATGCGGTCTATATAGGACGGACCAGGGCGAGTTCGAGTTGGTCGTTCAGCCCGCCGACCGATGCGCCGAGGCGCGAGAGGTCTTCGACCGCATGTTCGCAGGCGACGGGGTACCGGTGGCGCGCAACGCGGTAGTCATCGACGCCTACACCTGCGTAGGGAATCCGGCCGGCGCCGCCTCCGAAACGGGTGTACTCAGCTACTGCGAGTACCATCAGGCTCGCTTCGAGCTGCGCTACCGATAG
- a CDS encoding helix-turn-helix domain-containing protein gives MDGIASAVREWIADTGLSPNQVSRRAGISQSTMSRILGGRVDPAAGTLNEIALACGLQLDLATRASSEPAAARAARALLEAGYPTDPDGHLTRWQERLARYAGTSDPVDLLTTAARYASPLRSPDVALFTGTAPLGQVASAGQASQGRWALSGAAGLTLPQPHDDAPITTILWAEHPREATQLLTDSTSAPPAPSDRRALAARDCAVLEVEPGSALAS, from the coding sequence ATGGATGGAATCGCCTCTGCTGTCCGAGAATGGATAGCCGACACCGGGCTCAGCCCCAATCAGGTGTCGCGCCGCGCCGGCATCTCGCAGTCGACGATGTCACGCATCCTCGGCGGCCGCGTCGATCCCGCCGCCGGAACCTTGAACGAGATCGCACTGGCATGCGGACTGCAACTGGATCTCGCCACACGCGCCAGCAGCGAGCCGGCTGCTGCCCGCGCGGCGCGGGCGCTGCTGGAAGCGGGCTACCCCACCGACCCAGACGGGCACCTGACCCGCTGGCAGGAACGCCTGGCCCGATACGCCGGCACATCCGACCCGGTCGACCTGCTCACCACCGCAGCGCGATACGCCTCCCCACTGCGCAGCCCCGACGTCGCCTTGTTCACCGGGACCGCGCCCCTAGGCCAGGTCGCCTCCGCTGGGCAAGCGAGCCAAGGCCGGTGGGCGCTGTCGGGCGCCGCAGGACTCACCTTGCCGCAGCCGCACGACGACGCACCCATCACGACCATCTTGTGGGCTGAGCACCCCCGAGAAGCCACCCAATTGCTCACCGACAGCACCAGCGCCCCGCCCGCCCCATCGGACCGGCGAGCGCTGGCCGCCCGAGACTGCGCGGTACTCGAGGTCGAACCCGGGTCGGCCCTGGCCAGCTGA
- a CDS encoding fumarylacetoacetate hydrolase family protein, with amino-acid sequence MSVSVLRTADAWWVQIPGDPEHAVKVATSASSTAELLTDRPAVAAAAAGADLVPVTDLTLLSPVTAPCRVVAQMTNYASHVTDSGMDPASIPLTFFRKSSASISGPVDDIVKPAHVRLLDYEVEIGLVIGRPIPVGTAITADNLAEFIAGLVVTNDVSARDIQLPQTQFYEAKSYPTFTPTGPALVLLDADELRRFDDLVLRLWVNGELRQDSRVGGDMIYPPLRALQSLTRFQDLAAGDLVLTGTPVGTALSAPPKPVEIIGSLLPPATKWKLFFGRQAKNPKYLHDGDLVEATVATRDGALDLGTQTTRVRYAG; translated from the coding sequence ATGAGCGTGTCCGTCCTGCGCACCGCCGATGCGTGGTGGGTGCAGATCCCCGGCGATCCGGAGCATGCCGTGAAGGTCGCCACCAGCGCGAGTAGTACCGCCGAGTTGCTCACGGATCGCCCGGCCGTCGCCGCGGCGGCGGCCGGTGCCGATCTCGTACCCGTAACCGACCTCACCCTGCTGTCCCCGGTGACCGCACCCTGCCGGGTGGTCGCGCAGATGACGAACTACGCCTCGCATGTCACCGACTCCGGGATGGATCCGGCATCGATTCCGCTGACCTTCTTCCGGAAGTCGTCGGCCTCGATCAGCGGTCCGGTCGACGACATCGTGAAACCCGCGCACGTGCGGCTGCTGGACTACGAGGTCGAGATCGGTCTGGTCATCGGTCGGCCGATCCCGGTCGGTACCGCGATCACCGCGGACAACCTGGCCGAGTTCATCGCGGGTCTGGTCGTGACCAACGATGTCTCCGCCCGCGACATCCAGCTGCCGCAGACCCAGTTCTACGAAGCCAAGTCCTACCCCACGTTCACCCCGACCGGGCCGGCCCTGGTGCTGCTGGACGCCGACGAACTCCGCCGCTTCGACGACCTGGTGCTCCGGCTCTGGGTCAACGGTGAACTGCGCCAGGACAGTCGAGTCGGCGGCGACATGATCTATCCGCCATTGCGGGCGCTGCAATCGCTGACCCGGTTCCAGGATCTGGCCGCCGGCGATCTCGTGCTGACCGGCACGCCCGTCGGCACCGCGCTCTCGGCGCCACCCAAGCCGGTGGAGATCATCGGCTCGCTGCTGCCACCCGCAACCAAGTGGAAACTGTTCTTCGGACGCCAGGCGAAGAACCCCAAATATCTGCATGACGGCGACCTCGTCGAGGCCACCGTCGCGACCCGGGACGGCGCGCTCGACCTGGGCACGCAAACCACCAGAGTGCGGTACGCCGGATGA
- a CDS encoding VOC family protein, whose amino-acid sequence MNHHDNLHCERGALPGEHPGRATNPIIKVTDLAWLEFAKPDLARAEAFAHAFGFSTVTRSAGELVLRGTQAGTPAVLITKSPRSAYLGAAFAAADPADLTLLADATGVRARRLPEHLGGFSTDLLDPSGLRVRVVTDTHRLPEMASQTTQVINAGATPRVNAPQRPPREPAQVRRLGHVVLQTTKYRETLDWYLNHLGMIVSDFKFYAGQRDRGPVMSFIRCDRGTDPTDHHTLALTLGPRNRYVHSAYQVCDLDALAAGGEYLLDHGYFRSWGIGRHIEGSQIFDYWRDPDGFLVEHFTDGDMFDNTLDTGWSEMTASGLAQWGPPASLDFLGVSPRRADSFHELGSMAAALRGDNEFDLTRLRGLLAVARS is encoded by the coding sequence ATGAATCACCACGACAACCTGCATTGCGAACGCGGCGCCTTGCCCGGCGAACACCCAGGGCGCGCGACCAACCCGATCATCAAGGTCACCGATCTCGCCTGGCTCGAGTTCGCCAAACCCGACCTGGCTCGCGCCGAAGCGTTCGCTCACGCCTTCGGATTCAGCACCGTCACCCGTAGCGCAGGCGAGCTGGTCCTGCGCGGCACCCAGGCCGGCACGCCGGCCGTCCTGATCACCAAGAGCCCCCGTTCGGCCTATCTCGGCGCCGCCTTTGCCGCGGCCGACCCGGCCGACCTGACACTCCTCGCCGACGCGACCGGGGTACGGGCGCGGCGCCTTCCGGAACACCTCGGCGGCTTCAGCACCGACCTGCTCGACCCCAGCGGGCTCCGCGTCCGAGTGGTCACCGACACCCACCGGCTCCCCGAAATGGCATCGCAGACAACGCAGGTCATCAACGCCGGTGCGACCCCCCGGGTGAACGCGCCACAGCGGCCGCCGCGCGAGCCGGCGCAGGTTCGACGGCTCGGCCACGTGGTGCTACAGACGACGAAGTACCGGGAAACTCTCGACTGGTATCTGAACCACTTGGGAATGATCGTCAGCGACTTCAAATTCTATGCCGGGCAACGTGATCGAGGTCCGGTGATGAGCTTCATCCGGTGCGACCGGGGCACCGACCCGACCGACCATCACACCCTGGCGCTGACGCTCGGGCCCCGCAACCGATACGTCCATTCGGCATACCAGGTCTGCGATCTCGACGCGCTCGCCGCGGGCGGAGAGTACCTGCTCGATCACGGCTACTTCCGCTCGTGGGGTATCGGACGGCACATCGAGGGGAGTCAGATCTTCGACTACTGGCGCGATCCGGACGGCTTCCTCGTGGAGCACTTCACCGACGGCGACATGTTCGACAACACGCTGGACACCGGCTGGTCCGAGATGACCGCTTCGGGCCTGGCCCAGTGGGGACCGCCGGCCTCGCTGGACTTCCTCGGCGTATCCCCGCGCCGCGCCGACTCGTTCCACGAACTCGGATCGATGGCCGCAGCACTGCGTGGCGACAACGAGTTCGATCTCACCCGATTGCGCGGTCTGCTGGCCGTCGCCCGTTCCTGA
- a CDS encoding TetR/AcrR family transcriptional regulator, translated as MSEPSRFDRRKARTRAALVAAAQGFLAEGNVAVPISEITAAADIGTGSFYNHFDTKEALFRAAAVDALDTHGALLDRLTADLDDPALAFAHSFRLTGRLHRIEPLLSKALLNTALTLIDSPVGLWPRARRDIELGVASGRFTVDDLDLTMTVVAGTMICLGQLLHVQPDRDDADATDRLAVDLLRHLGLSSPEARAICAVPLPDLA; from the coding sequence ATGAGCGAGCCGAGTCGGTTCGACCGGCGAAAAGCGCGGACCCGAGCCGCCCTGGTCGCCGCCGCACAGGGTTTTCTGGCCGAGGGCAATGTCGCGGTGCCGATTTCGGAGATCACCGCCGCCGCCGACATCGGGACCGGGTCGTTCTACAACCACTTCGACACCAAGGAAGCCCTCTTTCGCGCCGCCGCGGTCGACGCGCTCGATACGCACGGCGCGCTGTTGGACCGGCTGACGGCTGATCTGGATGATCCCGCGCTGGCGTTCGCGCACAGCTTCCGGCTCACCGGTCGGCTGCACCGGATCGAGCCGTTGTTGAGCAAGGCGCTGCTCAATACCGCACTCACCCTGATCGATTCCCCGGTCGGGTTGTGGCCACGGGCACGCCGAGACATCGAGCTGGGAGTCGCATCCGGTCGGTTCACCGTCGACGACCTCGATCTGACGATGACCGTTGTCGCCGGAACCATGATCTGCCTCGGACAACTACTGCACGTGCAGCCCGACCGTGACGATGCCGACGCGACCGATCGGCTCGCTGTGGACCTGCTGCGACATCTGGGGCTGAGCTCGCCGGAAGCCCGCGCGATCTGCGCGGTGCCGCTGCCCGACCTGGCCTGA